Below is a window of Mycolicibacterium chitae DNA.
CCGAACTGTACCGACGCGTCGATCTGTTGCCCGGCGCCGAAGAGCGGGTGTTCATCGACGTCGATTCACTGCTGCGCCCGGTCTACGGCCACGCCAAACAGGGCGCCTCCTACGGACACACCAAGATCGCCGGGAAACAGATCCTGCGTAAAGGCCTCTCGCCACTGATCACAACGATCAGCACCGCCACCGCCGCCCCGGTGATCACCGGGGCACGGCTGCGCGCAGGCAAGACCAACTCCGGCAAGGGCGCAGCCCGCATGATCGCCCAGGCCGTGGCGACCGCCCGCGGCGCCGGGGTCACCGGCCAGATCCTGGTCCGCGGTGATTCCGCCTACGGCAACAGCACCGTCGTGGCAGCCTGCCGCCGTGCCGGCGCACGGTTCTCACTCGTGCTCACCAAATCGACCACCGTCGCTGCGGCAATCGCCTCGATTCCCGACGATGCCTGGACCCCGGTCAAATACCCCGGCGCCGTCCGCGATCCTGACACCGGCGCATGGATCTCTGACGCCGAAGTCGCCGAAACCACCTATACCGCTTTTGGTTCCACCAACCATCCGGTCACCGCCCGGCTGATCGTGCGCCGCGTCAAAGACGCCCGCTACCCAGATGCACTATTCCCGGTGTGGCGGTATCACCCGTTCTTCACCGACACCGACGAACCCGTCGACACCGCCGACATCACCCACCGCCGCCACGCCATCATCGAGACCGTGTTCGCCGACCTCATCGACGGACCCCTGGCCCACATGCCCTCAGGACGCTTCGGGGCGAACTCGGCCTGGATCCTGTGCGCCGCGATCGCCCACAACCTGCTGCACGCCGCCGGCATCCTGGCCGGCGGCGCCCACGCAGTCGCACGAGGATCAACGTTGCGGCGGCGCCTCATCACCATCCCCGCCCGACTGGCCCGCCCCCAACGCCGGCCGATCCTGCACCTACCACAGCATTGGCCGTGGGCACAGCACTGGCTCACACTGTGGCGCAACACCATCGGATACAGCCCACCTGCACCCACATCAACCTGATCATCTGCCGAAAGGCCCAACCGGAGCACACAGGAAAAGCTGGAGCAGACCAGCCGATACCACCTGCTCACCGCCAAAGTCGACCATCAACAGCCACCCCCAGCACAGCCACCCAATCCATCAGTGGATCGAGGCTAAGTAACCCCACGTAGTTCCGGGCCCCGCCGCGAGGAGGGGCCCGGACTCGTTTTCGGGACCGGTTCGCGTTCACCGCCGCGACGTAATGGGTAGAGGACGGTATGGCCTCCACGCCCACCCGCGACCAGGACGACACCGAGCCGGCGCCGGATCCTGAGGATCCGCGCAAGCCGGATTCGCCCACCGACCTGACCAAGCCGTCGTTCCTCTACGTGCTCCGCAAGACGGCGCGGGAGTTCCGGAACGACCAGTGCACCGACCTTGCGGCCGCGCTGACGTACTACGCGGTGCTGGCGCTGTTTCCCGCGATCCTCGCGGTGGTCTCGCTGCTCGGCGTCTTCGGCCAGGGCCGGCGCACCACCCAGGCGATCCTCGACATCGCAACCGATCTCGTGCCCGCATCGGTGGTCGACACGCTGCGCCCCACCATCGAACAGCTGGTCCAGGCTCCGTCGGCCGGCTTCGCATTGGTCATTGGTATCGCGACGGCGATCTGGTCGGCCTCGGGCTACATCGGGGCGTTCGGACGCGCGATGAACCGCATCATGGAGATCGACGAGGGGCGCCCGGTGTGGAAGCTGCGCCCGATCCAGCTACTGCTCACCGTCGCCGCCCTGGTGATGGTCGCGGCGGTCGGCTTCATGCTCGCCGTCAGCGGACCGGTGGCCGAATCCGTGGGCAACGCAATCGGTTTCGGTGAGACCGCGGTGACGGTGTGGAGCATCGCGCGCTGGCCGGTGATCCTGCTCTTCGTCATCGCGGCCGTGGCGATCCTGTATTACGCCACCCCCAACGCGCAGCAGCCGAAGTTCCGCTGGCTCAGCGTCGGCGCCGCGGTGGCCATTGTCACCTGGGTGGTGGCCTCCGTCGGATTCGGCGTCTACGTCGCCAATTTCAGCAACTACAACCGCACCTACGGCACGCTGGCCGGCGTCATCATCTTCCTGCTGTGGCTCTGGCTGACCAATCTGGCTCTGCTGTTCGGGGCCGAATTGGACGCCGAGCTCGAACGCGGTCGGCAGTTGCAGGCCGGCTTGGCGGCGGAGAAGGATCTGCAACTTCCTCCGCGCGACACCCACGGCATCGAGAAGGACGAGAAGGCCGACCAGAAGGACATCGAGATGGGTCGACGGCTACGGCAGACCAAGGGCAACGATTCCTGACGCATTGCTAGCCTGGCTGGAGGTTCTCGAGGGGGAAGCGGTGGCTGTTGACCTGCTGGCCGAGCCGAACTTGGCCTACCTGGCGGGCAACCTGCTCGGCACGCTGCTGGTCCCCGCGCTCGGTGTTGGCGTGCTCATCTTCGGCCTGCGTCACCGCAGGACCGACCGGGCCACCGGCACGGCCTGGGCGGTGATGGGCGCGGTGCTGCTGATCTTCGGCCTGATCGGCGCGTGCTCCACCGCAATGTCATGACCGCAACGCTGGGTGCGTGGGCATCGTGTGCCTGCACGCCGTGCAGTTCCGAGGCCAGTGTCGCGAGCCCTTCTTCTCGCCGACCAGCCGAGGTGCTCTCACCCCCGCGCACGGCCACCGCTTACGCCGAGGGCTGCGGGCAGCATGTGGCTGTGGCCCTCGGCGTAGACGGCACGGCAGTCTGGACTGCGTGCAGGGTCAGACGCCGACGTCCAAAGGTCTGTGGATCTCGACGGGGTGATGGGTACATGCCAGCCCGTCGGTGACCGAGGCGAGGCCGTCGATGCGGCATGGTCGCGGAAGCCGCGCGCTCAGTCCACCGCAACTCCGGAACAGGCCCAGCCCGAGGGCATCTCGGCGGAGGCCAGCAGCTCGTTCAGCTCGTCGAGATCGCCCGCGGTGAGCAGGTCTTCGGCCTGTGGGTAGAGGATGCGCTCCTCCTTCAAATTGTGAGCGGCAAGCTGCTCCAACAGGTTTCGGCACAACTCGGCGGTCGCGGCGAAGTCGCCGTCGCCCAGCAGGCGCTCCAGTTCGTCGAGAACGGGCCACATCTTCCCGTGCTCGAGCAGCATCACCATCACCGGTCCGAGCAGTCCGGCCGCGCGCAGCGGTGGGAACAGATACTCCTCTTCGAGGTAGATGTGCCGGCGCAGCATCGCGATGGCGTCGAGCAGGGCCATGCGTTGGCTGGCGGTCACCTCCTCGGGTTCGGCCCCGGCGAAGATGGTGATCCCGACGTCGATGATCCGGTGTTCGCGTTCGAGAACGCCGCCCACGCTCATTCGAGTTCGGCTTTCACGCTGATCTTGGCGCCGGCGAACAATCGCGACACCGGGCACAGGGCGGCGGCCTCGTCGACGATCCGCTCGAACTTGCCGGCGTCCACGCCGTCGACCCGGGCCCGGATGGCCAGTGCGGACGAGACGATGGTGGGTACCCCGTCGACCTCGTCGAGGGTCACGGTGGCCCGCACGTCCAGGCGTTGCGGAGTCAGTTGCTGCTCACCGAGTTTCAGTGCCAGCGCCATCGAGAAGCAGGAGGAGTGCGCGGCCGCCGCGAGTTCCTCGGGACTGGTCTTGCCGCCGGGTGCCTCGGTGCGGGCCGCCCAGGTGACATCGAGTCCGGTCAGGACGCCGCTGCCGGAGTCCAGTCGTCCGGTTCCCGTAGTAAGCGGTCCCTCCCACACGGTTCCGGTGCTGCGTTCGGCGATGCTCATTGCCACCCTCCCTGTTTCTACAATTTGTGTTTGTAAAAACGCTACACCCAACGGGCGGGGTAAACCAGGGTCGGCAAACGGGCGTGGCCAGTTGTCGATTCTGGGCGGCTGAAGTGGACGAATGTCAGGTTGCGGGCGGATGGACCGCGTCCCTAGCGTTTCTGAACACGCCATGTTCAGCGACGAAGGCTCGCCGCTCAGTGAGGAATGCCCGTGACAACTGCTCCGGTCCCCACCGCCCGCCCTCGCAGGGCCGCACTCGCTGCGCTGGCTGGAACCAGCATCGAGTGGTACGACTTCTTCATCTACGCCACCGCCGCGGCGTTGGTGTTCCGCGAGGTGTTCTTCCCGCCCGACATGGACCCCGTCCTGGGCACCATCGTCGCCTTTGGCACCACGTCGTTCGGCTACCTGGGGCG
It encodes the following:
- a CDS encoding hemerythrin domain-containing protein, producing the protein MSVGGVLEREHRIIDVGITIFAGAEPEEVTASQRMALLDAIAMLRRHIYLEEEYLFPPLRAAGLLGPVMVMLLEHGKMWPVLDELERLLGDGDFAATAELCRNLLEQLAAHNLKEERILYPQAEDLLTAGDLDELNELLASAEMPSGWACSGVAVD
- a CDS encoding YihY/virulence factor BrkB family protein → MASTPTRDQDDTEPAPDPEDPRKPDSPTDLTKPSFLYVLRKTAREFRNDQCTDLAAALTYYAVLALFPAILAVVSLLGVFGQGRRTTQAILDIATDLVPASVVDTLRPTIEQLVQAPSAGFALVIGIATAIWSASGYIGAFGRAMNRIMEIDEGRPVWKLRPIQLLLTVAALVMVAAVGFMLAVSGPVAESVGNAIGFGETAVTVWSIARWPVILLFVIAAVAILYYATPNAQQPKFRWLSVGAAVAIVTWVVASVGFGVYVANFSNYNRTYGTLAGVIIFLLWLWLTNLALLFGAELDAELERGRQLQAGLAAEKDLQLPPRDTHGIEKDEKADQKDIEMGRRLRQTKGNDS
- a CDS encoding IS1380 family transposase, with amino-acid sequence MQVSHRFTASSAVFDDAHLVSCAGLVPVMTLATQTGLSRLLADKVRIAEPRIKSGSANPAPKLTTLIAGMCAGADGIDDLDIVRSGGMKTLFDGVYAPSTIGTLLREFTFGHARQLESVLREHLAELYRRVDLLPGAEERVFIDVDSLLRPVYGHAKQGASYGHTKIAGKQILRKGLSPLITTISTATAAPVITGARLRAGKTNSGKGAARMIAQAVATARGAGVTGQILVRGDSAYGNSTVVAACRRAGARFSLVLTKSTTVAAAIASIPDDAWTPVKYPGAVRDPDTGAWISDAEVAETTYTAFGSTNHPVTARLIVRRVKDARYPDALFPVWRYHPFFTDTDEPVDTADITHRRHAIIETVFADLIDGPLAHMPSGRFGANSAWILCAAIAHNLLHAAGILAGGAHAVARGSTLRRRLITIPARLARPQRRPILHLPQHWPWAQHWLTLWRNTIGYSPPAPTST
- a CDS encoding OsmC family peroxiredoxin; amino-acid sequence: MSIAERSTGTVWEGPLTTGTGRLDSGSGVLTGLDVTWAARTEAPGGKTSPEELAAAAHSSCFSMALALKLGEQQLTPQRLDVRATVTLDEVDGVPTIVSSALAIRARVDGVDAGKFERIVDEAAALCPVSRLFAGAKISVKAELE